The genomic segment tgatgatgtgaagtgtgtaagtggtagggaaaacattttaatcaggcGTGTGAGTGCTAGGACAAAAACGAAAATGTGCATCCCCTGGGATCCCCAGGATTGGTGGAGCTCCAGCAACATTATGAATATAATTTAGATCCAAGTCATTCTCACTCctaaatttttgtttttttcacattgCTTTACATAAAGCCTTTATTCTTTGAAACCCTGTGTATAATGTCTACCGACATTGGGATCATTgttcattgtattttgttttgttatttctttgaCAGTTTACTGTTCAATTCCACTTGTTTCCCATGCCACTAAAGCCCTAgaattgaattgagagacagagagagaaatcagGATCAGCAGCATAGCATATGAGCTCCTGATTTTACTTTGTATATGTTGTTTTTCAGATGTGACAGACTTTAGAAGTTTCACAAAGATTGAATTGCAAACACTACAACATCCCTCAAGAATTTAATAACGAAAGACCATTTACTAATGCAGTGACAGCAAAGCCTGTCTAATAAGTACCTCCTTGTAAGCTACTCAGCTAGGCAACAGTTCCCAAAAGGAGAAAGATTAAATTAGATTCAgcttcattgtcattgaacagtacaagtacagtacaacgaaatggcaatactaaatgtgcattaaggcaaatagaggaggaaagaagatttacaagtatttacatacactcacctaaaggattattaggaacacctgttcaatttctcatgaatgcaattatctaatcaaccaatcacatggcagttgcttcaatgcatttaggggtgtggtcctggtcaagacaatctcctgaactccaaactgaatgtcagaatgggaaagaaaggagatttaagcaattttgagcgtggcatggttgttggtgccagacgggccggtctgaatatttcacaatctgctcagttactgggattttcacgcacaaccatttctagggtttacaaagaatggtgtgaaaagggaaaaacatccagttagcggcagtcctgtgggcaaaaatgccttgttgatgctagaggtcagaggagaatgggctgactgattcaagctgatagaagagcaactttgactgaaataaccactcgttacaaccaaggtatgcagcaaagcatttgtgaagccacaacgcgcacaaccttgaggcggatgggctacaaaaaCAGatgaccccaccgggtaccactcatctccactacaaataggaaaaagaggctacaatttgcacgagctcaccaaaattggacagttgaagactggaataatgctgcttggtctgatgagtctcaatttctgttgagacattcagatggtagagtcagaatatgggataaacagaatgagaacatggatccatcatgccttgttaccactgtgcaggctggtggtggtggtgtaatgatgtgggggatgttttcttggcacactttaggccccttaatgccaattgggcatcgtttaaatgccacggcctacctgagcattgtttctgaccatgtccatcccttcatgaccaccacgtacccatcctctgatggctacttccagcaggataatgcaccatgtcacaaagctcgaatcatttcaaattggtttcttgaacatgacaatgagttcactgtactgaaatggcccccgcagtcaccagatctcaacccaatagagcatctttgggatggaATGGGagtttcgtgccctggatgtgcatcccacaaatctcccatcaactgcaagatgctatcctatcaatatgggccaacatttctgaagaatgctgtCAGCACCTtgctgaatcaatgccacgtagaatgaaagcagttctgaaggcgaaagggggtcaaacagtattagtatggtgttcctaataaacctttaggtgagtgcataTTAAGTATACATATATTACCGGTGGAATGTATACTGAGGCCATTCCTATAAATTTTCCCCTAGAGATTATTTTAATAAAGGACAGAGCCCAACATAAATTCAGTCTAAGAGAAGCCCTACCCACTTTGAGTGAGATTTAAAAAAGATactccacacacactgaacaaaccCCTGTGGAGAGTGACTCCCCATCTGAGAACAGACCCAACTCTCTACACAACATCATCAACAACAGCTTGACAAAGATATTTGCCCTGATGAATGTCGAGCAGGTACTATAAGTGAGCTAATGAAGTGccaacatttttactttttaaaatagAACATTAGCGCTAGCTACTTATATTGCATTATTATTGAGACTGCACTTGTTTCTGCTTGCCATATCATTAATTGTTGTGATgcccattcaaggcttcattaccattcttctagcagcaggatataatGCTACCAGTGCTAActcacattttctgttttctaaataaaagaaaatgagatgagatgaaaagccataatttaaatataagttaatatagttaacaatctagtcagtACATTTTGTCTAATGTCTGTTCCagtgttattcttgtctgttctttttcatatactatattgccttatacatttcaaatctggcttttattgtgattaagaaaatctgagtgctgccagcataatatcctgctgctaaaataatgctaatgaagcctctaatggccatcactaatttTATTCATGCTTACTAGTTTTCAATAAAAGACCAGTAGATGGCGCTATGTGGTTTTTATGACATCTCAGTTCACCAAAAGCGGAAGTAGTGGTCAGCTGATTGCTTCGTGATCCAGAGGAATACCGAAATTCAGTCATTGCTTGTTTTTGGTCTTTAATCTTGTAGCATTAAATATGGCTGGACGAGGGAAATTAATTGCCGTGATCGGTGATGAAGATACGTGTACAGGTTTCCTACTTGGTGGCATCGGCGAGTTGAATAAAAATCGTAAACCAAATTTCTTGGTGGTCGAGAAGGAGACAAGTATTGCTGAGATAGAGGAGACCTTCAAGTAAGTTATAGCTAGTTATATCATTTTGAGATTGGAAAAACAGACGAACTTCCCTGGTTTGTGAACATAGCCATAGGATGAACATTTTTTATGACCcctttgtttttaattgctgtTTGACGTTGGGTGGTAACGTGATATGTGTGCTTTGTTCTATGGTAATGTGGTAAAAAGATGTACATACCACTGGCCTGATATGCTTTACCAAATCCATTGTTGTTTGATGTTGTCAGGTCTGcacttaatttattttatatttaaatgtatttagaaagaAAACGACATAATCAGTGTCACTAACTTATTTCTGTCATGACCCCGCTCTTCAACCCCAGGAGTTTTCTGACTCGCAACGACATCGGAATCATCCTGATCAATCAGTTCATAGCGGAGATGATCCGTCACGCTATCGACCAGCATATGGATTCTATCCCTGCAGTGCTGGAGATCCCATCAAAGGAGCACCCGTACGACGCCTCTAAAGATTCCATCCTGCGCAGAGCCAAGGGCATGTTCTCCGCAGAGGACTTccgataaacacacacaccaagaagCAGGGACAAAGACGAGGGAGGTGGATTTGAGACTGCCATTATCCTAAATTAGTGTTAGCTTGTGTAATGCCATGCAAGGCTGCAGAGTATGAATAGTCCTGGTGTGTATGCTTTCTGTCAAACAAACCGTTTAGTTGCATAATGTTTAGTCACACAGGAGCATACATGGAAAAGGGGAAGGAAGAACCTGAATTTCTCCAGTAGACAAAACAGTGTGCAATGAACATATTTTGGGTCAGAATGAATACATCCTTTAATGTCAGTTGTTGATTGGCATTTGCGTGTGTTGTCCATATTGACCAATACGTATGTGGTCCATACAGTAGTACCATTCATCACTTGACAGGGTCTAGTTCTATCCCCTTGGCAGTACTCTCCACACTCAGTGGGTTTTGttgtaatttagtttttcattCCTTTGCCTGAAAATGGTAGTAATGCTATTCATTGACTGTCCATTGATGGTAAATTGTTCTTCTGTCTCTGCCTTTCCGGGTTATTCATATCGTTTTGAATCTCACGcaggtactgtatgttgtagttGTCTCATACAGTCTGTTTTTAAAGTGCTTATTTAATTTTGTCAACGTCGACACCTGAACCAAGAACAGTGGGTTGTCACTAGCAATACATAGAGTTTAACATTTGTCAGAGCATGCATGTGACATTGACAGTGTCTGTTAACTTCCCATATGTGGAAATCATAGAAGGTTAGAGGCCTCTAGTGGACAAAGGGCTGTTTCAGCCATCCCACCATTTTGGGACCTTCAACTTCATTTGGCTGAATCATTCCTCATAAGCAGGTTGCAGtcattaaattaaatgtcattAGGAAGGATGAATTTGAAATTCCCACCCCcttgattaaataaaaaggcaGATGTCCATGCTCTCAGAATCAATAATGAGAAATATATAGGGTGTGTCCTCAACTTATTTGTGGATGAAATATACCACATTGAGTGGGGGTGTATACTGCATGTCTAAAACTGAAATTAATGTtctcatatgtttttttttgttaagtactGCACAATTTCTACCTGTTGTAATTTATTGTGAACTGTGACAGATGttaatatctataaaaaaaaatatgtttaagaaaataaattattctatCCTGTGCGTGGTGGAGTTATGAATGATAGTTCACAAAACTTTAAAGATTTCCCTCAATCTTCTGCTTTGAAAACCTCTGAGGTTTTCATACTGtccaaaatattttagaatCCACCACATCCATAACGATTCTAAAGCCTTTCCTCTGGGGGTTAGTGGACTAAAGTAGGCTAAGGATGTTCCCAGTCAATGCTAACGACACTCCACTGCCAATGTCCACTAttcctgtctccacctctctggAAAAGAGATGCAGGCTTTCCCGATCATGTGACTTGACCTGTTAAGCTGTGTTGACACAGGCATACCAGTTCggatgttttcttcacaaagtGGTCTGTTgactgtttcccaatcctggtcctggggacccagagtgttgcatgtttttgtttttaccctagcgctcacacacctgattcaaactaaaggcttgatgataggttgattacatcattcaagtgtgtaagtgctagggcaaaaacaaagacatgcaaccctttgggtccccaggaccagaaTTGGGTAACAGTGCACACTAATTAGATATTCTCTGTCGACAGTAATTGGACAAAATATAAGAATAGGGATGCGTGTGTAAAAGCATTGCATAGGTTGGGCGGTAATGATGTACTTACTAGCATGTCTGTGCCAGTGATGTCCAAGGGAAAGCTCAAGTTTCAGTAAATAACCTTTTTTCTATTTAAAAGTCCAGTGCATTAACCTTGACCAAAGATCAAATTTAGTGGTTTCCACAAACAAAGGCTGACCACGAGACAACTTGATGGATACGGATGGTGTGAAAAGAACTAGCAAATATTTAAACAACCCTGAGACAGGCTCAATCCGTCTTCATGCTCGATCTGTATGTCATTAATTTCTCTCCCATGTCCTTCAGTGGACCAGGGACAAACACCAACCCGGCTCTGCTCAACCACCTAAAGATAAAGAAGGTTGGCAAAGAGGTGATCAGGGGGCTATATAAAACAGGTCCTCCTAGAATGAACAGGTCCCTCAACACTTAGGATTTATTCACAAACCTGACAGTCTTTCCTGAGAATATAGGACAGTATGATACCCGCCTGCTATTTCAGTGTCATTCTCCTGGGCTATGTCTTTGCACTCCCTGTCCCCTTCAACAGCACACAGAACAGCATGAGGTAAGACATCACCTGCCTATGGAAACAGGTTGGATGACAGATGGGAGGATAGACACGTTTTTAACTGAGGCATGTGGCTTTTCTTCCTGTAGACAAAATGCATATGACAATCCTCTCCAAGACAACAAAACTCTGGACCATGCTACAGAGTGAGATCTGTGTTCTAATACTCCTAtgggaattacatttttaatgaatgtGAGATTAGTGAGATAAAGTACTCTTTTGCTCTTTCATTGCTTGTCTCTTTCTTCTAGGTCTTCAGAGGCTAACAACAATGGAATACTGTAAGTTTCTCTGCATTTACAAGTGTAATGTTATTTAATCATTTGAATGAGCATACAAGCTTGTGTATGTCTAAAtactttgtgtatttgtgtttaactttgtgtgtgtgtgtgtgtgtgtgtgtgtgtgtatccaacTGCTCTGTCTGCAGGACCAGAGAGATCATTGCTATACATCTGGCCTCAGCAGAACCCGCACCCAACCTCTAACCTCCCTCTTATCTCCTTTCAATCCAGGAATAGTGTGTCACTCTGCTACCTTCCCGCAGAAAGAGGACCAGATAGTGGGTTAGTCTAACTCCCACACTGTTGTTATTTTTGCCAACAGGTCAGAGAAGCCGATACACAGTTGGAACGAGACAGATAGCAATACAACAAATACTTTGTGAGTTATCTTATACTATTACTATATTACTGAACAGAATCCTTCCCTTTAATTTCCTGAGATCCAGCATGTCATTGATACCAAGCTCACCTACCTTACACAGATACAGTGATTCTTCTCCCACAGAATTTCACTTAGCATACATTTTATCAGTAGGTGGCACTTCATCTTCACTGCATTTTGAAATTGTAAATCTGGAAGTGAAATTAAATGTGATACACTTAATTTTTTTGGGCAATTATTGTTAAATGGTTTGGCTCCCACCTTGTGGAAGGGAGCGGAATAACAGTAACAGAGAATACTCTGTTTTCCACACAAGTTTTACTTTTAATTTTGGTTCACCAGTTTACAAAagctgtaaaaatatatttttgggtaTTTCAAAATGATTAAAAAGCAGATTGCATGAGTATTCCCTACACTATTaagtgcttgttttctcacttgaaCTCACGGAACTGTGTAGAGTAGGCTATGAGCAGCCAGGAAATTATCAAGAGATTTCAATTGCTGCCATCTGCCATTTCTAATTTCAGGAGAGATAATCATGTGTTTTAATGACACAGAccgaagagagggagggtgccACTTTTCCATTTGTAGTGCGCCTTTtgttgaccaatagaaattCATCACTTTAGGATGCTGAATATAATTCCATTATTATGGCAGGTATAGGCTATTAAGGACGTTCCCCTAGTCTCAGGGGAATGTGTGGAATTTAGTATACCTAAATCTGTGACTGCTGAATTTATTTGATATTGAATGTTAAGTTACAATAAGGTACATTTCAATGTTACAAATTTAAAACAAGTATGATGTTACATCTTGAATTTAATGTTAAGTGTAgacattacagtacattactaAAAGTGAAAGGTTTAATGGTTAATGTTAAGCATCAAAGTACTGGGGTAAAATAATCCCCTCTTGGATTTCAAACTTCcaaccatttacatttttggattTTTATAAACTGGTTGGTTCTGAATAATCCTGAATAATTTTTGACTGATAGCCTTGGTATATGAGGCTGTTTACCACCAGTATTACCTCACATCACTTTTCACTGCTCTAATTgggttggtaaccagtttataatagcaataaggaaTCTCGGTGGGTTGTGCAGTATTGCCAATAATCCATCACTatgtgctgtgtccaggcactttGCAATGTGTCATGCCTTTGAATAACTCTCAATCGTGCTACATTGGCCATGGTCCATGTACCACACCTGCTTGTGCCTTATGtcttaaaaacacaaaccacTGCCTCTAGGTGCCGAATtgtgacaaaaaatgtattacaaatttGACTGTTAAAGATTTATGTAAACGTTATAATGCATTCCCCTGGGCCCAGCCTGCATTTTCTTACGTAACATTGCAACAATTCTACACATTGCCCCCTTAAGGACAAAGATGATGTCCCTATCACGCTGCATGATAAGTCTCTGTACGCTGAACAACCTAGGCCATTCAATGCAGTTTGGGGACGAGAAGGCTGGCGAGGCGACAAAAGACCCGCACGGCATCGGAAAGAGATGAGAGgacaagaagaggaggaagaacaagGAAGTGTGATGTCATTACAAGCACTGCTGGCATAGTAGTCTATTTTATCTGAAATTAAATGTTAGAAAGCACAAGACAGTTGTACTGAGTGTAATTGTGTGGTCAGCctaaaattattgtatttatttaagccTCAGATTAATTACTTGTCTTTATTCATTTCAAACgacacaataaaacaaataatttgatAGAAAGTTTGATAGAAAGTTGTAAGAAGCATAAAATAACCTCTCACACCTATTATAAAACTTGGGTCTGTTTTCCTCCCATTTGTCCTGGGGCCCTTCAGGTCAATGACATCATGAACCCATGAAGTCTCAGGATATTTGAAGAAAAAACCTAGTTGGCTCTGGCAAAATTCTGAAACTTCGATGCAAATAGATGTTCTATCAAgacaaaaaatattcaaaaatgtattcactacAAACATAGCATAACATTTTGCAATGGGGTTTTCAGTCTCTGGACTTGCAGAACAAGGGATCTCAAGGACCCGGTAAAGATTTTGTATAGAGGAACGTTCTGAGATCACTTACATTTAAAACAGCTAAATGGAACAACCACTCAACTCCCAAATAATTCGAAATACAACTATTCAACGACTCTTCAATTCTTTTCAACTACAAATAATGTGTTCTCCAGTCCCATACATTCTTATAGAAAATGTCTCAATATGGGgaattaatgaaaacaatacattaaCTGCactgaaaacaatataaaacacgTTTTTAAGGTGTATATATCAACATATATCACAGgctgaaaaatacaatatagcTCAATATTTTAGCTTTTTTACGTTTATTTTGGGATtttattgccatgttttctAAAGTATTCCAGTCTGTTGGGCTTTTATTTGTGGAAGAGCTTAATCCAAAATTTCATGATGTACCCTTGGAATATCCAATTGTTGCTGTGGTCAAAAGTGCTCCTTCCCTGTACTTGTTTGAATAGGGTCACTCATCCAATTTTCCTTACCTGGTTCAGGAACTCTTAATTGACTAATATGAAACTGAAAACTGAACTCTAATTTAAGGGAAAACCACAAAACCAACACACCATGGAATTAGTTTGAAACCCCTAAAATATGCTTACAGTGTATCTGGGCTATTCAACTCCACCAACAttagtaaaaatgtattaggGACACCAGATAAGTTCAGTTAATTAGAAGTATTTTAACCATACAGGACCAGATATGAATAgctcaatgttttatttttcaaagtaTATTTCTCTGTATCTTTTCCAAACAAAAGCAGAACTATGGGGTAATGTAGTAGCCCTGTCTAGCTTAATCTCTGCTACATTCCATGTGTTATGGTTGTCATGGTAACTCTCCCTGCTGTAACCCGTCTTAATGCAGGTGACATGAACAAGGCTTACGCCCTGATGCACGCACTGAACGCCATCGTCAGAGAGAGCTTCTTCCAAAAGTATGGCGTCTTCTCTCATTTCACACTCTCAGACATGGTGGCATGATGGCAAAATtgacacaccacaaacacctgCACCAGTTTCATTGTGTACCACATTGAGTGAATATGAAAACTGAAATTAGGCTGCTAAGTagaacatacaaaataaaacaatgacagctTGTTCTGGAAACATGTTTGCATGCCCCACTTCAATATATACTGCCTGAAAAAGTAACTCCTTGATCAAAGTGAAATAACTGCATGTCAAATACCGGCAGGAGATGAGAGAAAACCAGACAGTTGGGCCTCAGCTGTCTGTTAGCTCAGCTAAGAGGGTGCTACCTGATGCCATGAATCATTAACCTGCTAGATCGATATGGATAGATTAAGTCTTGCTTTTCACAAGTGGGCAGATCAGCTTACTTTCTCCTGGCTGCCACAGGTGTGTAAGGGCAGACGGTCTACAGTCAGGGATGAGTGAACCTGAGTGGATCttgttacagtacacagtaTTGAGCTGCAGATAGGCTTCTGGGCTAAGAGCGAGAGGAATTGATGGCCAAAGCTGGCCCTAAATGGGCAAAATGCATGTCTACTATTTAATACAGAGGAATGTGGTTGATAGCTAGATGCCTGTTAAAGGCATAGTCTTCTAAATAACTATtctaaagacaaaaacattacaGAGAGCATTGATAATACACCTGTTTTTTCTGCAGCATTCCTCTTGTTTAGACTGTCCAAAGTCAGTGAGCCCAAGTAAACCTCTCGCACATGGAGTACAGTACCACAAGGGGGAGTTCTCACCTCACAATGTCAGTGGACAGAGTGGTGAAAACATGATGTGATGAGCCAGCAcagtaaaagaaacaaaaacaagactgtGTGAAGATGCATGAATGGTTATTCAAACCAATGCACTGCAACCCAAAGGGCACAGACGGGCATGTTTGTGAAATATAACTAGCTGACCAGCTTTTCTACTTGAATCACAGGACTGACCCACAGACCGCACAAGGGAATGACTTTCAAAGGCTGAACACCTGTTCGGGAATAAACAGATCAATATCAATAATATATTGTAACACAAGGAAGTACAGTAGATTCATTGTCCCAAAACTCAGAGGTGCCATGACAATTCACAAGAGTAATTAAGCCATCAAACTTACTGGAAATGACTGAATCCCTCTGTTATCTAGGACAGGGACCAGGCTGGACAGCAAGATGTGCAGTGTCAAATAAATGGCTGCCATTAGCCACCCAGACACTTGAGGGACAGCATTTTTCCAGGCAGCCAAACATCACTACAGACGGATTCTGCAGCTCTGTGATGGGAATTGTAAGCACAGAAATGTAATCACTAGAACAGTCAGATTACATTCATTTGAACGGGGATCCCCATGCTAGTTATTCTGTTTCTGTGAAAGTGGAGCCACTGCACATTTACTGCAGTTTCCCATCGACCTTAATCTGACATCCCAGACAGTCAGTGCGTCACATCTCCAGTGGACCTCGCTCTGACCTCCACCAGGAGTTctccagacagtgatggagtaTGTGTATCAGAGAAAGGAAAAAGTTTAAGTGTGAGGGTGTTCCATGAAACTGGCAATTTGTCATGCTTCTTAACATCTGGTTAATGATTGTTGTCCCAATTAGTGACTGAATGAGCGTGCCCAattgagaaacactggaaataaaaacaaagtccTGATGAGCAGACACAAGTGATCAGGAAGTGTTCTAAATCGATATGAACATATCAGATCGTTCATTTGGgtcagagaggtagagaaagaggggTACAGCTACTTTCAACATTAAACTCTTTGAAATGAATGCTTTACACAATTGTacaatttggaaaataaataaatatgtaaaatacttCTGGATCCCAACAGTGAGTGTTTGAAGAGACCCCGTCACCCGTTGCCAATCACACTATAACACTAATGTTCTTGGTTGATAGCCTATTACTtgataacattttcataattggtCCTGGGTAATGATTTGTGATTGCATCAAACATTCGTGTGTCTACTTTTTTTGGGACTCCTTCGTCGGCACAACATCGCatgaacaaatgaaaacatctgtCTCAGACTCCAAAGGCATTTTGTTCAATCACCCACTTTTATTCATATAAATCACTGTAAGGATGCATATCTGCAATCAGAAATTGTTAGGGGCAAATTACACTAGTGCTTCTGTAATCACTTGAGTGTTAGGCTGCTTATTACCACTTTCCATCACAccccccacactcacacacccacacgtgttacattttctaatttaactatctctgtatgggACTTTGGTGCAAATACTGAAGTACTGGCTCTCTTGCGTTTTCTTCAAATAACTCAAATTGTCTAAAAAATaagtacacattttgaaatttcACAGTTTATATTACAGAAcctttgttttttaatcagaaCCTAATATATCCCTTTTACTTGCATTGACAAAATTATTGACACTCTAGAATCAATATGTGGTTGTAAAGCCTTTGGCCAAAAGTACTGCCATCACGATCTTCCTATCGCCATGAATGAGCTTCCTGCTCCTCTATAGTGGCACTTGGGCTTACTCTTCTTGTGGGAAATTGCTACAGTTCTCCCATGTTTTAAGGATGCCTCCCATctgctgttttcagatctctccaCAGATGTTAACttagatatacaggtgctggtcataaaattagaatatcatcaaaaagtggatttatttcagtaattccattcaaaaagtgaaacttgtataatgcatacattcattccacacagactgatatatttcaaatgttcatttcttttaatgatgatgattatagctgacaactaatgaaaaccccaaattcagtatctcataaaattaggttcaatactgaagacacctggtgccacactctaatcagctaattaaccaaaaacacctgcaaaggcctttaaatggtctctcagtctagttctgtaggcaacataatcatggggaagactgctgacttgacagctgtccaaaagacaaccattgacaccttgcacaaggagggcaagacacaaaaggtcatagctaaggAGGCTGGTTGTTCACatagctctgtgtccaagcacattaatagagaggcgaggggaaggaaaagatgtggtagaaaaaaagtgtacaagcaatagggataaccgcaccctggagaggattgtgaaacaaaacccattcaaaaatgtgggggagattcacaaagagtggactgcagctggactcagtgcttcaagaaccaccacgcacagatatatggaagacatgggtttcagctgttgcattccttgtgtcaagccactcttgaacaagacacagcgtcagaagcgtctcgcctggtctaaagacaaaaagga from the Esox lucius isolate fEsoLuc1 chromosome 23, fEsoLuc1.pri, whole genome shotgun sequence genome contains:
- the atp6v1f gene encoding V-type proton ATPase subunit F; translated protein: MAGRGKLIAVIGDEDTCTGFLLGGIGELNKNRKPNFLVVEKETSIAEIEETFKSFLTRNDIGIILINQFIAEMIRHAIDQHMDSIPAVLEIPSKEHPYDASKDSILRRAKGMFSAEDFR
- the zgc:193726 gene encoding uncharacterized protein zgc:193726; the encoded protein is MIPACYFSVILLGYVFALPVPFNSTQNSMRQNAYDNPLQDNKTLDHATESSEANNNGILSEKPIHSWNETDSNTTNTLTKMMSLSRCMISLCTLNNLGHSMQFGDEKAGEATKDPHGIGKR